A single genomic interval of Metasolibacillus fluoroglycofenilyticus harbors:
- the rsfS gene encoding ribosome silencing factor has protein sequence MNETLLQLAYKAADDKHAEDIVVLNMHSISLLADYFIICHGNSDRQVQAIARELQEKAHENGFEVKRVEGFDTARWILVDIGDVVVHIFHKDERAYYNLERLWGDAPQLDAPEL, from the coding sequence ATGAATGAAACATTATTACAATTAGCATATAAAGCGGCAGATGATAAACATGCGGAGGATATTGTTGTATTAAATATGCACAGCATTTCCTTACTGGCGGATTATTTTATTATTTGCCACGGTAATTCAGATCGCCAAGTGCAGGCGATTGCACGTGAGCTTCAAGAAAAGGCACACGAGAATGGCTTTGAAGTGAAGCGCGTTGAAGGCTTTGATACAGCTCGCTGGATTTTAGTTGATATAGGCGATGTTGTTGTTCATATATTCCATAAAGATGAGCGTGCCTATTATAATTTAGAGCGCCTATGGGGAGATGCACCTCAATTGGACGCACCTGAACTGTAA